In Mytilus galloprovincialis chromosome 1, xbMytGall1.hap1.1, whole genome shotgun sequence, the following are encoded in one genomic region:
- the LOC143074787 gene encoding uncharacterized protein LOC143074787 codes for MADNSNSISPEQLYSSYVNSLTPDAKQRYQTKLLYAYGTKSLPDPYVLTDKWSTNPCTWTDLTFGDIYVYLIDTPSIYTKDSMKAYKSLEAYNFVVSGHVQVVLTHQVSDDSPFIAIKAKVTPSQRAREKPHQPWVYLDKVSAAVYCAHCTCMAGLGEVCSHVGALLFKIEMGVKMGLTLSSSTSKACQWNSTFRKEVIPATVTEICDKIKGKRTKEVVSIQADGSSFLPQPEVLDELYALVPNAAFFTSVTAPSQIVESQPVATYTEKYPKLLQSLQDPDISDINIDSHCKDIFSDYLCSDYQATNLEAATRNQAISPLWFQHRMGRVTASKAHDVWTRKDTTSPDVLVKRIVGYSSYDLSKKAAVKWGVDHEEECRQAYITNQSTQHIDFECNLSGFTINNQHPFLGASPDGITNCQCCGKGLIEIKCPYKHKDITVMQAASSDKDFCLDKSLHLKTNHRYYTQVQFQMFILQLTFCDFVVYTKCKPSPSMVIVRVPIDVNFCHALISKCELFVKTYVIRELVTRQLENQQQATTQPPEENNN; via the exons ATGGCAGACAATAGTAATTCTATCTCACCTGAGCAATTATACTCGTCTTATGTAAACTCCTTAACACCAGACGCTAAACAGAGATACCAGACTAAACTTTTATACGCTTACGGCACAAAATCATTACCAGATCCTTATGTTTTAACCGATAAATGGAGCACAAACCCATGCACCTGGACTGATTTGACCTTCGGTGATATTTATGTGTATTTGATTGACACACCTTCCATCTACACAAAAGACTCAATGAAGGCCTACAAGTCATTAGAGGCATACAA ttttgtTGTTAGTGGACATGTGCAGGTTGTGCTTACACATCAAGTATCTGATGACTCACCTTTTATTGCCATTAAAGCCAAAGTGACGCCATCTCAACGTGCCAGGGAAAAGCCACATCAACCCTGGGTCTACTTAGATAAAGTCAGTGCGGCAGTGTATTGTGCACACTGTACATGCATGGCAGG GTTGGGTGAAGTATGCAGCCATGTTGGTGCACTTCTCTTCAAGATTGAAATGGGAGTAAAGATGGGGCTAACTCTGTCAAGCTCGACAAGCAAGGCATGCCAGTGGAATAGTACATTTAGAAAAGAg gTGATACCTGCTACAGTGACAGAGATTTGTGACAAAATCAAAGGCAAAAGAACCAAAGAAGTTGTCTCCATTCAAGCAGATGGCTCATCTTTTCTTCCACAACCTGAAGTCCTTGATGAACTATATGCTCTGGTACCAAATGCTGCATTCTTTACATCAGTGACAGCACCCTCACAGATTGTAGAGAGTCAACCAGTAGCAACTTACACAGAAAAGTATCCTAAGCTATTGCAATCACTACAAGATCCTGACATTTCAGACATCAACATTGACAGTCATTGCAAAGACATTTTCTCTGACTACTTGTGTTCAGACTACCAAGCTACAAACTTAGAAGCCGCAACAAGGAACCAAGCCATTAGCCCACTATGGTTTCAACACCGTATGGGGCGTGTTACAGCATCTAAGGCCCATGACGTTTGGACACGCAAAGACACCACATCACCTGACGTTTTAGTAAAGCGCATTGTTGGGTATTCATCATATGACCTGTCCAAAAAAGCTGCTGTCAAGTGGGGAGTCGACCATGAAGAAGAATGCAGACAAGCCTATATCACCAACCAAAGCACACAACACATTGATTTTGAATGTAATTTGTCAGGttttactattaacaatcaaCACCCATTCTTGGGAGCCAGTCCAGATGGCATTACCAACTGTCAGTGTTGTGGTAAAGGACTAATTGAGATTAAGTGCCCATACAAGCATAAGGACATTACTGTTATGCAAGCTGCATCATCTGATAAAGACTTTTGTTTGGACAAGTCTCTACACCTGAAGACCAACCACAGATACTACACACAGGTTCAATTCCAGATGTTCATCCTTCAACTGACATTTTGTGACTTTGTTGTCTACACTAAGTGTAAGCCTTCACCCAGTATGGTGATAGTTAGAGTGCCCATTGATGTAAACTTTTGTCATGCCTTAATAAGCAAATGTGAACTCTTTGTGAAAACGTATGTAATAAGAGAGTTAGTCACCAGACAGCTGGAAAACCAACAACAAGCCACAACACAACCACCAGAAGAaaacaacaactaa
- the LOC143060852 gene encoding E3 ubiquitin-protein ligase TRIM33-like — protein sequence MATANLEECENICVELLNCTQCKKRYDQSSYQPRILPCLHTICTDCLMKNFESNSIKCTVCQKSVNIQDSFESLKDDFPIDFTIRDRIEFVDTFDKNKSSICDFCDESKTATYRCKDCENFICETCIKFHNKSNKFKNHITRNLSERSDISEFSHEVFCTKDGHENRPLEIFCTGNGCKRPVCNMCFAIDHSDSGDHQAKDVQDVFELEMERIFDKYKETEELGHGINEVRKRIKDEMSAIKRQKETEQHKLNEFFIHCHELLKSRQNVLTQKLGTEIEIKMKALTLQEEELDSFQNKILTSKVFLQQASLSKNAPAFLASVSSVDKQLDEIKETEFDRQPTHIANMKFIDDREQSENIIKRLGILLTSTVDPHTSEIKNPKIMYAKTDGIFEVSLKDSHGRQVKDQNICMEIIFLDENTGQELTFPFYVSGANGCFKAKCSIISPGTYQANVVINGTTFFKLDTISCLEHDLDENSSDFVSEKRVEKEISEHLNERGYKDFQGEKKEASKYSFNVKPHNDTAEKNENSDHIIKKGKVEENKETGTGSSQL from the exons ATGGCAACAGCGAATTTGGAGGAATGTGAAAATATATGCGTGGAATTGTTAAATTGTACACAGTGTAAAAAACGGTATGATCAAAGCTCATATCAACCAAGGATTTTACCGTGTTTGCATACAATCTGTACTGATTGTTTGATGAAAAATTTTGAATCGAATTCTATCAAATGCACGGTGTGCCAAAAATCAGTAAACATTCAAGATTCATTTGAATCATTGAAGGATGACTTTCCAATCGACTTCACCATAAGAGATCGAATAGAATTTGTAGACacttttgataaaaacaaaagtagTATATGCGACTTCTGCGACGAGTCAAAAACTGCCACATATAGATGTAAAGACTGCGAAAACTTTATATGCGAAACTTGCATTAAATTTCATAACAAAAGCAATAAATTCAAAAATCATATTACTCGTAATCTGTCGGAGAGAAGTGATATTTCTGAATTTTCTCATGAGGTATTTTGTACCAAGGATGGCCATGAAAACAGACCACTTGAAATATTTTGCACAGGGAACGGTTGCAAAAGACCCGTGTGTAATATGTGCTTCGCTATAGATCATTCTGATTCAGGAGACCATCAAGCGAAGGATGTTCAAGATGTTTTTGAATTGGAAATGGaaagaatatttgataaatataaagaaaCTGAGGAATTAGGGCATGGAATAAATGAAGTGAGAAAAAGAATCAAAGACGAGATGTCAGCCATAAAACGTCAAAAAGAAACAGAACAACACAAATTGAACGAATTTTTCATCCACTGTCATGAACTACTTAAATCAAGACAAAATGTGTTAACGCAAAAATTAGGCACCGAGATAGAGATAAAGATGAAAGCTCTTACTTTACAAGAAGAGGAACTCGACAgttttcagaataaaatattaacatcaaAAGTCTTTTTACAGCAAGCTTCATTGTCAAAGAATGCACCTGCCTTTTTGGCATCGGTATCTTCGGTCGACAAACAGTTGGACGAAATCAAAGAAACAGAATTTGACAGGCAACCTACGCATATTGCAAACATGAAATTCATCGACGACAGAGAACAGtcagaaaatataattaaacgTTTAGGAATACTTCTGACATCAACAGTAGATCCACAcacatctgaaataaaaaatccGAAAATCATGTACGCAAAAACAGATGGTATATTTGAAGTTAGCCTGAAAGACAGTCATGGTAGGCAGGTGAAGGATCAAAACATTTGCATGGAGATAATCTTTTTGGACGAAAACACAGGCCAGGAGTTAACATTTCCGTTCTATGTGTCTGGTGCTAATGGTTGCTTTAAAGCCAAATGCTCAATAATCAGTCCAGGGACATATCAAGCTAATGTCGTAATAAATGGGACAACATTCTTTAAGCTGGATACGATTTCTTGTTTAGAACATG ATCTAGATGAAAATAGTTCAGATTTTGTATCTGAGAAACGCGTAGAAAAG gaaatatcTGAACATCTAAACGAGAGAGGATACAAGGATTTTCAAGGAGAGAAAAAAGAAGCTAGTAAATATTCCTTTAATGTTAAACCTCACAATGATACAGCTGAGAAGAATGAAAATAGTGATCATATAATAAAGAAAGGCAAAGTAGAAGAGAATAAAGAAACAGGGACAGGAAGTTCACAG TTATAA
- the LOC143074799 gene encoding uncharacterized protein LOC143074799 produces MVVSCCVINCTTRFNNGDPKSFYRVPKKPDTRRQLWISAIKREGPEGKPWVPADHDRVCYRHFITGQKSNDKTNPDYVPSIHMGGYEGTTTNGQLRAARFERFQKREADKDQQEAASVLLDISENLPPPTCIETTEDLHGPCIKKIAALRIENEQLHEELGRLQASNITLRKEVNDSRFGDQAISSDRKTLFYTGVPNKAIFMWLVSFGLTILPSSKLMSPSNILLCILMKLRLNIQHQDIAYRFKVSVTTVSDIFNKGIPKLAEKLSFLVQWPDKDNLIKNMPIVFKLSYPRCISIIDCFEVFIQRPANLTARAQTWSNYKHHNTIKFLVSITPTGAISFVSKAFGGRTSDKVITQRSGFLDKLEHGDQVLADRGFLIAEELASRHASLIIPAFTKGKSQLSAKEVEQTRKIAHVRIHVERAIEQLKNFNILSSNMSIYLVPHSDSIVTLCSAVCNLHPKLVS; encoded by the exons ATGGTTGTGTCTTGTTGTGTAATCAACTGTACAACAAGATTTAATAATGGTGACCCTAAAAGCTTTTACCGAGTACCAAAAAAGCCTGACACACGCAGACAACTTTGGATTTCAGCTATTAAGCGAGAAGGCCCTGAAGGGAAGCCCTGGGTGCCTGCAGACCATGATAGAGTGTGCTATCGACATTTCATAACTG GTCAAAAGAGCAATGATAAGACAAATCCTGACTATGTCCCATCCATCCATATGGGGGGATATGAGGGCACAACAACAAATGGACAGTTGCGTGCAGCCCGCTTTGAGAGATTTCAAAAGAGAGAGGCTGATAAAGATCAACAAGAGGCAGCATCAGTACTTCTGGACATATCAGAAAACCTTCCACCACCTACATGTATAGAGACAACAGAAG ATTTACATGGTCCATGCATCAAGAAAATAGCAGCCCTTCGTATTGAAAATGAACAACTTCATGAAGAGCTTGGCAGGTTACAAGCATCAAATATTACGCTAAGAAAAGAAGTTAATGACTCAAGGTTTGGTGACCAAGCAATATCCAGTGACCGTAAAACACTATTTTACACAGGTGTGCCAAATAAAGCCATTTTCATGTGGTTAGTTTCATTTGGCCTGACAATATTACCATCCAGCAAATTAATGTCTccgtcaaatattttattgtgtattttaaTGAAGCTGAGACTGAACATTCAACACCAAGATATAGCTTATCGGTTCAAAGTGTCAGTCACTACTGTATCCGATATATTTAACAAAGGTATACCAAAACTTGCTGAAAAACTGTCATTTCTAGTGCAGTGGCCAGATAAAGACAATCTCATTAAGAACATGCCAATAGTATTTAAACTTTCATATCCAAGGTGCATCAGCATCATAGACTGTTTTGAAGTATTTATCCAAAGACCAGCAAATTTAACTGCAAGGGCACAAACCTGGTCGAATTATAAACATCACAACACCATCAAGTTTTTAGTGTCCATAACACCTACCGGTGCAATATCATTTGTGTCAAAAGCCTTTGGAGGTAGAACGTCAGACAAAGTTATAACTCAGCGTAGTGGTTTTTTGGATAAATTAGAGCATGGGGACCAAGTTCTAGCCGACCGAGGTTTTTTAATCGCAGAGGAGTTAGCCAGTCGCCATGCATCATTAATAATTCCTGCTTTCACAAAAGGTAAATCCCAACTTAGTGCAAAAGAAGTAGAACAGACAAGAAAAATTGCCCATGTGCGCATTCATGTGGAGAGGGCAATTGAACAGTTAAAAAACTTCAACATTTTAAGTAGTAATATGAGCATTTATTTGGTGCCTCATTCAGACAGTATTGTTACATTATGTTCAGCAGTGTGTAATTTACATCCTAAACTTGTGTCTTGA